Part of the Synechococcus sp. MU1617 genome, GGCACGTCCACCCAGTGCTCCCATGATGCGCGCTTTGAGCTGGGCACGGGTGACCAGAGTTTGCTCTTCGTCAGGGGAGAACCAGGTGAGGCCTTGGGCCTGACCACGGGGAACCAAGGTGACCTTCTGAACAGGATCGTGGTCCTTGACCAGGGTTCCGATCAGGGCATGACCCACTTCGTGGTATGCGATCAGACGCTTGCTGCGACCGTCGGTGAGCGGACGGCCTTCCATGCCGGCGATGATGCGATCGACAGCGTCGTCGATCTCGCTCAGACCGATGGCGTCCTTGCGGCGACGGGCGGTGAGGATGGCTGCCTCGTTCATCAAGTTGGCCAGGTCAGCCCCGGTGAAGCCAGGGGTGCGGCGGGCGATGCTTTCGAGGGACAGCTCATCTTCGAGCTTCTTGTTGCGGCAGTGCACGTCGAGGATGGCGAGGCGGCCCTTGATATCAGGGGCGTCCACAGTGACCTGACGGTCGAAACGACCGGGACGCATCAGGGCTGAGTCCAGAACGTCGGGACGGTTGGTGGCGGCAATGATGATGATGCCGCTGTTGCCCTCGAAGCCATCCATCTCCGTCAGGAGCTGGTTCAGCGTCTGTTCGCGTTCGTCGTTACCGCCGCCGATGCCAGCACCGCGCTGGCGACCAACGGCATCAATTTCGTCGATGAAGATCAGACAAGGGCTGTTCTCTTTGGCCTTCTTGAACAGGTCGCGAACGCGGCTGGCACCCACGCCAACGAACATTTCGACGAACTCAGAACCAGAGAGCGAGAAGAAGGGAACTCCCGCTTCGCCTGCAATGGCCTTGGCAAGAAGGGTTTTACCGGTGCCGGGAGGGCCAACCAACAGAAGGCCGCGGGGAATCTGAGCACCCACGGAGGTAAAACGCTCGGGCTGCTTGAGGAAGGTGACCACTTCCTGAAGTTCCTGCTTGGCTTCGGTGACACCAGCCACGTCATCAAACATGACGCCTGTTTCTGCTTCCATCATGAAGCGGGCCTTGCTTTTGCCGAACTGCATGGCTTGGCCAGGGCCGCCAGGCATGTTGCTGTTGCGGCGGGCTAAGAAGATCAGGGCACCGATCAGCAGCAGCGGGAAGGCCAGATTGCCCAGAACCCCCAGGGCCGGAGGCGCTGTGCGGGGGGGATGAATATCGAAGCTGATGCCTTCAGTCTTCAGGGTGTTGATCAGCTCAGGGGCAAGACCGGGCAAATCGACGCGCAGGCGCTGGACGCGGTTGTCGAGATCGGGATCAACGGCTTCGATCACGGCGTTGCGGCCACCGTCGTAGATATCAACGGCTGTGACGCGGCCGGCTTCGACGTAGTCGAGGAAGCGGCCGTAGCTCATACGCGCCACGGCAGCATTGCGGGGAGCGACGGTGGTGCCATTGCTGTCTTGGCTGAGGCCATTGATGCCTCCGTTACTCACCACCTGCCAGCCAATCAGCAACACGACGCCGATTGGCAACAGCCAGAGGGCAAGAAGGCGCCAGCGCTGATTCATGAGCCGAAAAAATTCGTTAACTAGTGTAAAGGAGTTGGACTGATTTCTGAGACCCGAATCAAAGGCTTCTCAGGGCAACAATTGGATCGAGCTTGGCGGCTCGTCGGGCAGGTACGACACCGAAGAACAGTCCGATCGATCCTGAGAGCCCAACGGTGAACATCACTGTCGTGGCGCCGATCGCTGCCGGGAGTGGCGTGACCGCCGCCACGAGGCTCACGGTTCCAAGCCCCACCAGCGTGCCGATGGCGCCGCCCAGGCTGGCAAGCACCAGGGATTCCACCAGAAACTGCTGCAGCACATCAGTGCTGCGAGCCCCCAGGGCCTTGCGCAGACCGATCTCTTCGGTTCGTTCGCTGACGGACACCAGCATGATGTTCATGATCCCGATGCCGCCCACCAGCAGGGAGATCCCTCCGATGGCCCCGAGCATCAAGGTGAGTCCTCCGGTGATGGTGCTCACGATGGTGAGGGCATCCTTCTGGGACCGAACCACGAAATCGTCATCCCGGAGAATTCGGTGCCTCTGTCTCAGCAGGTTGTTGATCTGAAAGCTTGCTGCGTTGATGCTCTGTTCATCTCTGGCTTCAACACTGATGGAGTTGAGGCTGACGCCGTAAATCGGATCCCGACCGGTGATCCGGTTCACCATCGTTGTGATTGGGATGTAAATGTTTTCATCCTGGTTGCTGCCGAACACGGCCCCTTTGGGGGCCATCACACCGATCACCTCAAAGCTTTGATTGCCGATGCGCACCTGCTGGCCAATCGCTGAGCCAGTGGGGAACATCTTTTTGCGTAGATCAGAGCCGAGCACAGCAACAGCCCGTGCACCGGCTACTGCCTTGGCGCTGATGAAACGGCCCTTGGCCACTTCAAAGCTGCGAACCGGAAGGAACTCCGGTGTCACGCCGAAGACCGCACCAGTGGCACTGCGGGCTCCCGCCTGCACCACCTGATTGGTGTTGACCAGAGGCGCGACGCGTTTGACGCTGGGAACTTGAGCGGCGATGGCTTCGGCATCCTCCAGGACAAGCGTTTTGGGTCGGGTGACACCTTGGCGTCTGGTGTTTGTGTTGCCAGGGACCACAAACAGCACATTGGCACCGAGGTTGTTCAACTGCCCTTCAGCCAGCCCCTGGGCGCCACGACCAACCCCCACCAGGGTGATCACAGAGGCATTACCGATCACGATGCCCACCATGGTGAGCAGGCTGCGCAGACGGTTGCTCCGCAGGGTGGACAGGGCCATCCGCACCGTTTCCGTTGCGGGCATCCGCCGGTTCATGGTTTGGCGTCGTTCAGATCAGTGTCGCTTCAGCTTCGTTGCTAACGATGCTCACCTTGACAAGATCCGTGGATCCGGAAACGCCCGAATGGGTGCCTGCGGACTGAACCACAAGATCTCCCTCCTTCAGCAGATCCAGTTCTCTGGCCTTGACCATGGCGGCGTGGAAGGTTTGCGTGGTGCGTTCGCCCTGGGGAATCACCAGAGGGGTCACACCCCACACCAGCTGAAGACGGCAGGCAACGGTGCGATCGGGGGTGACAGCAAGAATCGGTGCCGCAGGCCGAAACTTGCTGACGTTTCGAGCCGTGGCCCCACTTTTTGTGAGGGGAAGGATCGCGGAGGCGTTGAGCTGGCTGGCGATGGTGCTGACCGCACCGCTCAAGGCATTGGGAACGGTGCTGGGCAGGTGGCTGTCGATCGAGCGTTGGGGATAGTCCTTTTCAATCCTTCGAGCAATGGTGGCCATGGTCTGAACGGCTTCCACGGGGAAATCCCCCACCGCGGTCTCATTGGAAAGCATCACGGCGTCGGTGCCATCAAGGATGGCGTTGGCCACGTCGCTGACTTCGGCTCGGGTCGGCCGGGGGCTGGAGGCCATGGAATCCAGCATCTGGGTGGCCGTGATGATGGGGATGCCCAGGCTGTTGGCCTTGCTGATCAGTTCCTTCTGCAGAAGCGGAACTTCCTCAGCCGGCATCTCCACTCCGAGGTCACCGCGGGCCACCATCACACCGTCGCAGAGCGGAAGGATCGAATCGATCTGATCGATGGCCTCAAATTTTTCGATCTTCGCCACCACAGGGGTCTCATGGCCCTGCTCACGGATCAGTCCGCGAATCTCTTCCATGTCGGAGGGATTGCGCACGAAGCTGAGTGCCACCCAATCCACCCCCTGGCTGAGGCCAAAGGCCAAGTCGGTCTTGTCCTTGTCCGTTAGGGCACGAACGGAAAGCTGCACGTCCGGGAAGTTGACGCCCTTGTTGTTGGAAAGAACACCGCCCACGGTCACGGTGCAATGCAGGGTCTGCTGCGCCTTGTCGACGGTATCGACCCTCATCTCAACGCGGCCGTCGTCGAGCAGGATCCGGCTTCCGGCGGTGACTTCGTCGGCCAGCTTGTCGTAGGTCACGGTTGCGATCGTCTTGTCGCAGCTCACCGGCCGTGAGGTGAGCGTGAAGGGATCGCCATTGGCCAGGGTGATCGGGCCTTCCGCAAACCTCCCGAGTCGGATCTTCGGGCCCTGAAGGTCTTGGAGGATGCCGATGGTCTGACCCAATTCCTCAGACACCTGACGAATCGTGGCGATGCGTGCGGCGTGTTCGCTGTGGTCCCCGTGGGAAAAGTTCAGCCGGAACGTGGTGGCACCAGCCTTCACCAGCTCCTTGATCCGCTGCGGACTTTCCGTGGCAGGGCCGATGGTGGCCACGATCTTGGTCCGTCGGTTCAGGTCGAACTGGCCCATATCGCGGCTGAAAATCCTTGCGGAAACTACCATCCGGGCGTTTCCCTACCGGTCCCATGGAGATGAATTCCTATCAGGACGCCGCCCGAAAGACGGCTGCCTACCCGGATGTGGGCCGTAATCCCATCTATCCGACCCTTGGTTTGACCGGTGAAGCCGGCGAGGTGGCTGACAAGGTGAAAAAGGTGATTCGGGATCGTGAGGGTGTTTTTGATGCCGACACCCGCGAAGCAATCAAGTTGGAGCTGGGAGATGTGCTCTGGTACGTGGCTCAGCTGGCCAGCGAACTGGGTTATGACCTGGATGAGGTGGCTGAAGCCAACCTGCAGAAACTGTCGAGCCGGGCTGCCCGTGGGCGCATCGGCGGCAGCGGTGACCAACGTTGATCTCCTGATGCTCCGACGACTCCTTGCCTTGTTGTGCAGCCTGCCTCTGCTGCTTGGACTGGCACTCCCTTGCGATGCCGCTGAACTTCAACTCACTGAGGTTCGCCTGGATCCCTGCGGAGAGCTGGACGCTGGTAATCAACCCGAACTGAGCCGGCCGATGGGTGCCAGCTGTTATGTGCTGACGGGAGACGTTGAGAACCGCGGCAAAAACAGCGTCATCGATACCGATGTGTACGCACGAATTCTTGATGCCAGTGGTGAACCCGTTCTTCCAAACAGAACCCGGGTGGGATCGATCGGGGATGTGAACCCCGGTCACTCCCCATTCGCTCTGCGAATCTCAGTGCCTGCGGGAACACCTGGACCGTTTGTGATCAAAAATCCCCGTGCCCGTGGGTTCAATGCCCCTGTACGAACCCGCGTTGATGCTGATGAGGATGATTTGCTGCCGTTGGAACGCGGCATCAATCAGCAGTGATCACCAGGTGGAGCCCGACATGTAGAAGGCGCTGATCGACTGCCCCACCAGGCTCTGCAACAGATTCAGGGCCAGGAAGGCCAGGATGGCGGAGAGGTCAATGCCCCCAAGTGGTGGGATCAAACCCCTGAATGCGTTGAGGTAGGGGTCGGTGATCGCACTCACGCTGCTCAGCACCGGATTGCCCCAGTCCAGGTTCGGGAACCAGCTCAGCAGAACTCGAACGATCAGCACCAATGAGTAGATCTGCAGGGTCTGGGACAGCACCTGCAGCAGGGTGACGGGTAGAGATTCCATGACGGGGGCTGATCTGCTTCGACTTTATGCAGCTTCCGTCAGATCGGTTGCCCCGAGATCAGGAAGCACGGAGAAGGTGCGATGGAATTTTTCGGTGAGAGTGAGCCAGTAGGACCGCCCCTCGCTCTGTCGACGCCGTTCGATGAATTCCTGCGCCAGCAGTTCCTTGATGTGGTCGTAGGCCCCCGAGCCCCGCAGATCCACAAGATCCGATTGAAGAATTCGCTTCTTCAGGGCAATGGTGGCAAGGGTTCGCAAGGTTGCCGTGGAGAGATTCACCGGCAGCAGGTCTTTGACCAGATCGCCCATGCCCGGCCTGAGCTGCAGCCCGTAGCGACCGCTCTGTTCAACGATCTCAAGGGCACTGTCCCTCTGGGCGTAAGAGGCCGTCAGGGCCACGAGGGCTTCTTCCACGGACCGGCGGTCTGAATCGGCAAGCTCGGTCAGTTCGCCGACGCTGACGGGCCGGCCCTTGAGATAAAGAATCGCCTCGAGTCTGGTGGGCAGGGATGCAGACGTCATCACAAGCCCTCGAGAGCACTCAAGTTACCGCCTGAAAACTCAGAGGAACAGGCCATAGGCCGGGTTGTTCGTTTCATCCCAGTGGCGATATCCCAGGGCATCGAGGAAGTCGGTCCAGCCCTCCTTCTCCTGTTCCGGCACCAGCACCCCCACAACAATGCGCCCTACGTCGGCGCCGTGGTTTCTGTAGTGGAAGATGCTGATGCTCCAGCCGGGGTGCAGAGCATCCACGAAGCTCATCAAGGCACCCGGGCGTTCGGGGAATTCGAAGCGATACAGCAGCTCCTTGCATTCCCCGGCACAGGCCGTGCGCGCTGAGGACGGCAGACGGCCCCCCACCATGTGGCGCAGGTGGACCTTGGCAAATTCGTTCTCACTCAGATCGAGGCAGGGGAAACCCCCACGTTCCAGTTGGTTCAGCAGTGAGGCACGGTCGCTTTCATCTTTCACCTGCACACCGATGAAGATCTGCGCCGTGGCGCCATCGGTCATGCGGTAGCTGAATTCCGTAAGACTGCGCTCCCGTAGCAGTTCGCAAAGCCGCCTCAGGCTGCCGGGTGATTCGGGAATTTCCACGGCCAACATTGCTTCTCGCTCTTCACCGAGCTCAGCCCGTTCGGCGATGAAGCGCAGTCGGTCGAAATTCATGTTGGCCCCGCAGGCCACCGCCACAAGATTGCTCCCCGCTAGGTGCCGATCGGCCACGTCCTGCTTGAGCCCGGCAACCGCCAGAGCACCGGCCGGCTCAAGGATTGAACGGGTGTCTTCAAAGACGTCCTTGATCGCGGCACAGATGGCATCGGTGTCGACCCGAACCATCCGATCGACGAACTGCTGAGCCAGCTCAAAGGTGTGTTGGCCCACCTTCCTGACCGCGACGCCATCGGCAAAAAGACCGACCTGTTCCAGTTCCACCCGCTTGCCTTGCTCGAGGGAGCGGCTCAGGGCATCGGCATCGACAGGCTCAACGCCGATCACCTCCGTTTCCGGCCAGAGCCGTTTGACGTAGGCGGCGATTCCTGCGATCAGGCCACCACCGCCCACAGCCACATAGATGGCGTTGGGTGGCTGCTCGGCCTGGCGCATGATCTCCATTCCGATGGTCCCCTGACCTGCGATCACCTCCGGATCGTCAAAGGGGTGGATGAAGGTGAGCCCCTCGGCCTTGCAGCGTCGCTGCGCTTCCGCGGAGCACTCGTCGTAGGTCTCGCCATGGAGGACCACGTCACCGCCAAGGGCCCGCACGGCGCGAACTTTCACCTCTGGGGTGGTGCTCGGCATCACGATCACGGCCCGACAGCCGAGCCGCTTGGCACTTAAGGCGACGCCCTGGGCATGGTTGCCGGCGCTGGAGGCAATCACACCGCGCTTCAGCTCGTCGGCACTGAGCTGGGCCATGCGGTTGTAAGCGCCGCGCAGCTTGAACGAGAACACCGGCTGGAGATCCTCACGCTTCAGCCAGACCGCGTTGTTCAGCCGGCGGCTCAGATTGGGGGCGTGATCCAAGGGGGTTTCCCTCGCCACGTCGTAGACGCGGGCGCGCAGGATCCGCTGCAGGTAATCGGTCATCCCACCATTCTTCCAAGGGTTCGATCCAGACAGGGGCCGGGTCGGTTCCCGTAGATTGCACGTATTGGAGTTGTCGGTGCATGCATCTCGGAGATCTGAAGCATCCGAATGAACTGCACGGACTCAGCCCGGCTCAGCTCGAGGATGTGGCTCGGCAGATTCGTGAGCGGCATCTGCAGGTGGTGTCCACCAGTGGTGGTCATCTGGGTCCTGGTTTGGGAGTTGTGGAGCTGACCCTGGCGCTATACCAGACGCTCGACCTCGACCATGACCGTGTGATCTGGGATGTCGGCCATCAGGCCTACCCCCACAAATTGATCACCGGCCGGTTCAACGAATTCGATTCCCTGCGCCAGCAGCACGGGGTCGCGGGTTATCTCAAGCGCTCGGAGAGCGACTTCGATCACTTCGGAGCTGGCCACGCCAGCACGTCCATCTCCGCGGCGCTGGGCATGGCCATGGCGCGGGACAACCGGGGTGAGTCGTTCAAATGCGTTGCCGTTATCGGTGATGGAGCCCTGACAGGCGGCATGGCTCTGGAGGCGATCAACCACGCCGGACACCTTCCCAACACGCCGTTTCTGGTGGTGCTGAACGACAACGACATGTCGATTTCCCCGCCGGTGGGTGCGCTGTCGAATGTGTTGAACCGTGCGCGGCTCAGCCCACCGATGCAGTTCCTCTCAGGGAGTGTCGAAGAAAGCGTTCGGCACCTGCCCTTCATGGGTGGTGAGATCCCTGCGGAACTCAACCGCCTCAAGGGGAGCATGCGTCGCCTCGCGGTTCCGAAGGTGGGTGCTGTCTTCGAGGAACTGGGTTTCACCTACATGGGGCCGATCGACGGCCATGACATCGGTGAAATGGTGCGCACCTTCCAGGCGGCCCACCGTGAGGGCGGCCCTGTGTTGGTGCATGTGGTCACCAAAAAGGGCAAGGGCTACCCCTACGCCGAGGCCGATCAGGTTGGCTATCACGCCCAATCGGCGTTTGATCTCGGCACCGGCAAGGCGATTCCGTCCTCGAAACCCAAGCCCCCCAGCTACAGCAAGGTGTTTGGCCAGACCCTGGTCAAGCTCTGTGAGCAGAACAGTCGGGTGATCGGCATCACCGCGGCCATGGCCACCGGTACCGGTCTTGATCTGCTTCAGAAGGCTGTTCCGGACCAGTACGTGGACGTTGGTATTGCTGAGCAACATGCCGTCACCTTGGCGGCTGGCATGGCCTGCGAGGGTTTGCGCCCTGTCGTCGCCATCTACAGCACCTTTTTGCAGCGCGCCTACGACCAGTTGATCCACGACGTTGGCATTCAGAAGCTGCCCGTCACCTTCGTGCTGGATCGTGCCGGCATCGTCGGTGCTGACGGCCCGACTCACCAGGGTCAATACGACATCAGCTACATGCGGGCCATTCCCAACTTCACGGTGATGGCGCCGAAGGATGAGGCTGAGCTGCAGCAGATGTTGGTGACCTGCCTGCATCACGACGGGCCCACGGCGCTGCGGATTCCCCGGGGCTCCGGTGAAGGCGTTCCGTTGATGGAAGAAGGTTGGGAATCGCTGCCGATCGGCCGCGGTGAACTGCTGCGGGAAGGCAACGATCTGATGATCGTGGCCTACGGCTCGATGGTGGCTCCTGCCCTAGCCACAGCAACGCTCTTGGAAGAAGCGGGGCTCTCCACCACTGTGATCAATGCTCGCTTCCTGCGGCCCCTGGATCAGGCGCTGATTCATCCCCTGGCGCGACGCATCCCCCGCGTGGTCACCATGGAAGAGGGGGCGCTCCCCGGTGGCTTTGGCGCAGCGGTTCTTGAGTCGTTGATTGATCAGGACATCAACGTGTCGATGCTGCGCATCGGTATCCCCGATCAGCTGGTCGATCACGCCACGCCGCAGCAGAGCAAGGAGGCCCTCGGCCTCACTCCTGCGCAGATGGCGGAACGCATCCTTGAGCGCTTCAGCAACACCTCTGGTGATCTGCCATCCACCGCTTCGATCAAGGCCCTCCAGGCCTAAGGCTGAGGAATCGGTGTCGGTTCTGATCGTTGGCGCGGGGCCGTCCGGTGCCCGTTTGGCGATTCAACTGGCGCGGGCGGGTGTTGAGGTCACCTTGGTGGATCGCTTGGCCGATCCCCATCGCCATGCCTATTCCAGTGGTGCTTTGCCATTGGACGCTGTTCGTCGGCTTGGTCTGCCGGATGAAGCCATTGCCGCCACCTGGCAGGGCTGGCAGCTGCACGATCCCTCGGGTCTCGTTCATCAGTGGTGGTCTGCCGGCGATCTGGGGGTGGTGCTCGACTTTGGTCGGCTTCGGTCCTGGCTCTGGGAGCAGGCGCGTCGCCATGGGGTGGAGTTGATTCAGGACTGCCGGGCTGCGCTGAGCTCGCTTTCGGCCGAAGGGGCCAGTGTCCGGTTGCAGACCCGCGATGGATGGACGTCATTACGCTCAGCTCGTTGGCTGATTGATGCCACGGGTGCACGCCGAGATCTGCTGCAGCAGGCCGGCCTCAGCCCCAATCCGGAGGATCCATTGCTGCAGGGCATCGGCGTTGAGTGGTTGCTCCAAGCCGACGACCGTCAGTCCGCTGCCTGGCGGGATCGGATCAGTTTCTTCCTGGGCACCGCCTGGATCCCCCACGGATACGGCTGGATCTTCCCGATGCAAGGGCAACGGCTGAAGGTGGGCGTCTGTCACCTTCCACCGGCGGATCGATCGACTCCCGGCAGCCTGGCTAGCCCCCTTCAGCGCTTGATTCAACGCTGTGGCTTGAGCGCCTGCCCGGTGCTGGATCGCCATGGCGGCCCCGTGTCCAGCAGCATCTCACGCACCGAACCGTTAGCGGCCGGGGCGCTGCTGGCGGTGGGGGATGCGGCCAGTTCCGCCAACCTGCTTGGGGGAGAAGGGATCCGCCATGCCATGGACAGCGCTGATCAATTGGCCGATCTGTTGATCGCTGAAGGGATTCGGGGAGATTCCACGACGATGGCCCGTCGATACCAACAGCAGCTCAAGGACCAGCGGAGTTGGCGCTGGTTGGTGTCTGGCCGGCTGGCGCGGCGCACCTGGTGGGGACTCGACAATCCAAGGGCGGATCGGCGTCTTCAACGTCTGATCCATGGGCTTTCTGTTTCAACAGAAGCCCCAGCTCTGTCTGAGCTGTTGTTCGACTACAACTTCGAGCGTTACGGCCTTCGTCTGCTGCCGTATCTGCTTTGAGCCAAGAGTTGTTTCAGGGAGGAGACTGGCTCCTCCCTCAAGTCATGTGCTTCAGAGCACGCCGCGGGCGGCCAGACCCTGGATGGCGCCGATGCCGATGATGTGGCCCAGGCTGGTGGTGCCGAGCAGGGCTGCGTGGCCCATTCCGCCGAAGAAGGAAGCGTTGGGGAGTCCAGCACCAACGTTGGGGTGCTTGATCGTGGCCTTGCCGACCATGATGGCAACCACATTGCAGAGGATCATCACCAAGGCGACCTTGGGAGACCAGGACACGGTGGCGGGAGCGATCGCGAAAAGGTGGGTCAGCATTCGAGCCAATGAGCGACACCTCATCTTCCGGTGATGGAGACGCCTTGCCTGACTCTCTTAAGAGTTGTTCACCCTTTTTTGGTGGTTGGTAACAACAGTCCGATCACCAAAACCGTATTGCTGAGGGTGAGAAAGGCTTCTGCCCCACCATGCAACCAGTCGATCTCCACCAGTTCGGCGGAGCAGCAGCGCAGGGCGGCAATGGCGGCACCAATCGTGACGGCCACAAACAGAAGGGTGAGCTGGAAGCCCCGTTCCGCCATCAGCGGAAGCGCCTCACTTTTCCTGAGCCAGTACAGAAACAGCAGATAGGGGATCAGCGAGGCCGCGAACAGCGGTGCGGGATCGAAGTTCATGGAGCGCTGACTCCGTCCACCACTCGGCGTCGTTGGAGCTGCCAAGCCGCAAAGGCCAGGGTGCAGTTGCCGATCACGGTGAACAGGGCCTGAAGGGTGACCAGGCCCCTCAACGCTTCGCTGTTGTCAAACAGATGCCAGGTGCAGGCGGCCATTGCACTGACGAGGGCCGGAAGCATGGCCCAGGCCATGCCCGGCAGCCCGCGCCGATGCATCAAGACGATCGCGACGCACCACTCGACCACGGAGGCGACGTGGATCCACCAGGTTCCGAGTGACAACGCGTGCATGCCCTGAATCCTAGGAATCGGTTGATAATGCCCGGAGTGAACAGGCTGCTGTCCGTGGTCCGCCCCACTGCGCCTGTATTGCTGCTTTGCGGCTACTACGGAGAGCACAACCTTGGCGACGACGCACTGCTTCAGGTGCTGCTGTCGTCACTTCCCCAGCCGCAGCAGCTGCTGATTACCGCCCGCGATCCGGCACCCGTTCTGGCTTTGGCTCCGTCGGCGCAGACGGTGAATCGTCGTTCCTTGCTGCTTTGTCTTCGTGCGGCCCTGCGGGCGGATGTGCTCGTACTTGGTGGCGGGAGCCTGCTGCAGGACAGCACCAGCTTCAGCAGCCTTGTTTATTACTTCCTGCTGATGGTGGTTGCCCGCCTCGGTGGCGCTGAGGTGGTTCTTTGGGGGCAGGGCCTTGGACCCTTGCAACGTCGGATCAGTCGGCTATTGGTTCGCATGGTTTTGCCCTTCTGCAAAGCAGCGAGTTGGAGGGATCAGCGCTCCTTTGATTGGGCCCAGTGCTGGGCCCCAAAGCTGCCGATGGT contains:
- a CDS encoding DUF2499 domain-containing protein; its protein translation is MHALSLGTWWIHVASVVEWCVAIVLMHRRGLPGMAWAMLPALVSAMAACTWHLFDNSEALRGLVTLQALFTVIGNCTLAFAAWQLQRRRVVDGVSAP
- a CDS encoding DUF3593 domain-containing protein — its product is MNFDPAPLFAASLIPYLLFLYWLRKSEALPLMAERGFQLTLLFVAVTIGAAIAALRCCSAELVEIDWLHGGAEAFLTLSNTVLVIGLLLPTTKKG
- the psaK gene encoding photosystem I reaction center subunit PsaK is translated as MLTHLFAIAPATVSWSPKVALVMILCNVVAIMVGKATIKHPNVGAGLPNASFFGGMGHAALLGTTSLGHIIGIGAIQGLAARGVL
- a CDS encoding NAD(P)/FAD-dependent oxidoreductase, which gives rise to MSVLIVGAGPSGARLAIQLARAGVEVTLVDRLADPHRHAYSSGALPLDAVRRLGLPDEAIAATWQGWQLHDPSGLVHQWWSAGDLGVVLDFGRLRSWLWEQARRHGVELIQDCRAALSSLSAEGASVRLQTRDGWTSLRSARWLIDATGARRDLLQQAGLSPNPEDPLLQGIGVEWLLQADDRQSAAWRDRISFFLGTAWIPHGYGWIFPMQGQRLKVGVCHLPPADRSTPGSLASPLQRLIQRCGLSACPVLDRHGGPVSSSISRTEPLAAGALLAVGDAASSANLLGGEGIRHAMDSADQLADLLIAEGIRGDSTTMARRYQQQLKDQRSWRWLVSGRLARRTWWGLDNPRADRRLQRLIHGLSVSTEAPALSELLFDYNFERYGLRLLPYLL